A single region of the Raphanus sativus cultivar WK10039 chromosome 1, ASM80110v3, whole genome shotgun sequence genome encodes:
- the LOC130496618 gene encoding uncharacterized protein LOC130496618, which translates to MKGIDPNVTTHKLKVDPTFKPIKQKRRKLGLEKAQAVNDEVDRLTKAGSIREVHYPDWLANPVVVKKKNGKWRICVDFTDLNKACPKDSFPLPHIDRLVEATAGHRLLSFMDAFSGYNQIMMDPEDQEKTAFITERGTYCYKVMPFGLKNAGATYQRLVNKMFAGQLGKTMEVYIDDMLVKSSAGEDHISHLRECFDILNKYDMKLNPTKCTFGVPSGEFLGYLVTERGIEANPQQIATFLEMPSPKTTREVQRLTGRIAALNRFISKSTDKCLPFYKLLRNNKKFLWDEKCEEAFKQLKAYLSEPPILSKPVVGEPLYLYLAVSTAAVSGVLVREEQNEQRPVYYTSKSLIDAETRYPAMEKLALAVVTAARKLRPYFQSHSIVVMTSQPLRMILHSPSQSGRLAKWAIELSEYDIEYRPRAAAKAQVLADFIIELTSEQLDSEMESPKWSLYVDGASSKQGSGIGLRLTSSAGETIEQSYRLGFSASNNEAEYEALIAGLKLALSLGIRELNAYSDSQLVASQFHGEYETRDERMGAYLEVVQNLTRQFDKFELTRIPRGENSSADALAALASTSDPLVKRIIPVEGIEKPSIDIATKAEKESKLTAQPEGTCPETVATQVFTTFWFPKTRICSAKKHTSGNTIQITEDIPRNSDSLEPDLEKDSLEPNPTNTSGGTTTPGPEQEPPSSLHNKVVGREDWRIPITQYILEGKTPPNKWEARKLKALSARYCVTESVLLKRSISGPYLKCVHGLVAMRLMKEMHDGSCGNHSGGRALAIRIKRQGYFWPTIIADCEAYSSSCDKCQRHAPIIHQPAEKLSNISAPYPFMRWSMDIVGPLVPSGSGKKKLRFLLVLTDYFTKWIEAEAFQQVTRVEVEQFVWKDIVCRHGVPYEIVTDNGGQFISHDFKIFCDKWNIRLTFSSPRRPQGNGQAEAANKSVLANLKKRLGTQKELWSEKLLEVLWACRTTPRKATEETPFSLAYGMEAVVPAETIAGSLRRELCTSNPAANDQLLTDSLDLIEERRDRALIRIQNYQQAMARQYNSKVRLRQFAVGDLVLRKVFEGTKEPNAGKLGTNWEGPYQIIHVVRPGVYKLRKVRTGVPEIRSWNATNLKRYYH; encoded by the exons atgaaaggaatagatccgaacgtcaccacccataagctaaaagttgaccctactttcaaaccgatcaaacagaagcgtcgtaagctaggcctcgaaaaggctcaagctgttaacgacgaagttgaccgacttacgaaagctgggtccattcgagaggtacattaccccgactggttagctaacccagtagtggtaaagaagaaaaacgggaagtggagaatctgtgtagacttcacagacctaaacaaagcttgtcctaaagacagcttcccgttacctcacatcgaccgcctggttgaagcaacagctggccatcgactcctatccttcatggatgccttctcaggatacaaccaaatcatgatggatcctgaggaccaggagaaaactgcattcataaccgaacgaggaacctattgttataaggttatgccattcggattaaagaacgcaggagctacctatcagaggctagtaaataagatgtttgctggacaacttggaaaaaccatggaggtctatatcgacgacatgctagtcaaatcctcagctggagaagatcatatctcccacttaagggaatgcttcgatatcctgaacaagtacgatatgaagctcaatcccactaaatgtactttcggggtaccctcaggcgagttcctaggctatctcgtaaccgaaagaggcattgaagccaacccgcagcagatagcaaccttcctagaaatgccgtcacctaagacgaccagagaggtacagagattgactggacgaatcgcggcattgaatcgattcatatccaagtccaccgataaatgtctcccattctacaagcttctaagaaataataagaagttcttatgggacgagaaatgtgaggaagccttcaagcaattgaaagcttacctctccgaacctccgatcctatctaaaccagtagtaggagagccattgtacctatacctcgctgtatcaactgctgcagtcagcggcgttctagtacgagaggaacaaaacgaacaaagacctgtctattacaccagtaaaagtttgatagacgccgaaaccaggtaccctgcaatggaaaaactagctctagcagtcgtaacagctgccagaaaattgcgaccttacttccaatcgcactcgatcgttgtaatgacctcacaaccattacgaatgatattgcacagccctagccagtcagggcgattggctaaatgggccatagagctcagcgaatatgatattgagtatagacctcgagcagcagcgaaagctcaggtccttgccgactttatcattgaactgacatccgagcagttagactccgaaatggaatctccgaagtggagcctatacgtcgacggagcctcatcaaaacagggctccggtatcggtctaaggctaacttcttcagcaggagaaaccattgagcagtcatataggctcggattcagcgcctcaaacaacgaagctgaatatgaagcactaatcgcagggttgaagctcgccctaagcctcggaatccgagagctaaacgcttatagtgattcacagctagtagctagccagtttcacggagaatatgaaacgagggacgaaagaatgggggcatatctcgaagtcgtccagaacctcactaggcagttcgacaaattcgagctaacgagaatcccacgaggtgagaactcctcagcagatgcgttggctgctttagcttccacgtcagaccccctcgtaaaacgaatcatacccgtagaaggaatcgagaaaccaagcatcgacatagctactaaagctgagaaagagagcaaactaacagcgcaacccgaaggtacctgccctgaaacggtagctacccaggttttcacaacattttggtttccaaaaaccagaatatgcagcgcaaaaaagcatacctccgggaacacaatccaaatcacggaagatattcctcgaaattcagactccttagagcctgatctcgagaa agactccctggagcccaatcctaccaatacctccgggggcaccacgacaccaggtcccgaacaggaacctccctcgtctcttcataacaaagttgtaggaagagaggattggagaattccaatcacgcaatacatcctggagggaaagactccacccaataaatgggaggctcgaaagctcaaagcattaagcgcgagatattgcgtaactgaatctgtcctcctcaaacgaagcatttccggaccttacctaaaatgcgtccatggcctcgttgctatgagactcatgaaggaaatgcacgacggttcctgcgggaaccactctggaggaagagctttagccatcagaatcaaaagacaaggatatttctggcctaccattattgcagattgtgaggcctattcctcttcatgcgacaaatgccagaggcatgcaccgattatacaccaacctgcggaaaagctgtctaacatatccgccccttatccatttatgagatggtccatggatatcgtgggaccactagtaccatcaggaagtggaaagaagaagctacgcttcctcttagtcttaacggactacttcacgaaatggatagaggctgaagctttccagcaggtaaccagggtcgaggtcgagcaatttgtatggaaagatatcgtgtgtagacacggcgtcccatacgaaatcgtaactgacaatggaggacaattcatatcccacgatttcaaaatattttgtgacaagtggaatattcgcctgaccttctcatcacctcgccgacctcaaggtaacggacaggcggaggctgctaataaatcagtattagcaaacctcaagaaacgcctcggaacccagaaggaactctggtcagagaagttacttgaagtactttgggcatgtcggaccaccccacgaaaagctacagaagaaactcctttctccttagcatatgggatggaagctgtcgttccagctgaaaccattgctggtagcctccgccgggaactctgtacatccaatcccgcagctaatgatcagctcctaactgacagcctcgatctaatcgaggaaagacgggaccgagctttgattcgcattcagaactatcagcaagcaatggcacgacagtacaattccaaagtcaggctccggcagttcgctgtaggtgacctagtacttaggaaagttttcgaaggaaccaaagaaccaaatgctgggaagttaggaaccaactgggaaggtccctaccagatcatccacgtggtacgacctggcgtttacaagctccgaaaggtgcgaaccggggtacctgaaatcagatcgtggaacgccacgaatcttaagagatattatcattag